The genomic interval ACACCCATCTCTATCCGTTCGATGTATTCATTTTCCTGTTCGAGTCCGCCCCCAACTGAAATACGGTCTTGTTCGCTGACCTCAGCTAAAAACAAATGATACGTTTCAGAAGTGTATCCCGGTGAAGCGTAATAGCTGCATAATTTTTTTATTCGTGCAGGATTAATCCGATAGCCGGCTTCCTCTTCGGTTTCACGTATCGCAGCGTGCAAGGGATCTTCATCGCCATCCAATTTTCCGGCAACTAATTCGATTAATGCTTCACCTGCATCATTTGCTACGGCATATCGGTACTGCCGAATAAGAATGACTTTCTCTCTCGCAGGATCCCAAAGTAAAACAGCTGCTGCATCTTCGCGGTCAATCTTTAAACGTGAAAAAGAAACGCTCTGATCGTTCGAATCTATTCCTGAAATTTCTGCTTTACGAATCTTTATCCGGTCGTCGAACACCAGTTTTTCGTCTGCGATAATTAATTTTTTTAATCTCATTTCGTTGAAAAGACAATACTGAAATGGGTATTGGGATTTTTAGTTAATGCAATGGTTCCGTTTAATTGTTCCAAAAAAGAACGGATGATGGTCCAACCCGTTGTAGAAATTGTTTGTATATCCACCTCCTCCGGAAAACCACTTAAGCTTTCTTCCATTTCTATGCGGACAAATTCATCGTTTTTTATTAATTCAACAGCAACATTTCCGGTTTTAACATGACAAAATCCATGTTTAAATGAATTGGTAAAAAGTTCATTAAACAACAATCCAACCGAAACAGCAATTCGACCCGGAATGGTAATCTGATCTCCCTTAATTTCTATTTCTACCTCTTCACATCCGGAACTCACCCGAAGCATTTCGAATAAATTTTTTAAATAGGTGTTTAAACAAATCATTTCGAAGTTTGCCTTTTCATACAGCAATTCATGAATAAGCGCGGTCGATTTAATTCGCTGCCTGGTTTTCTGCAAAGCATCACGCGAATGATTATTCTCTGCAACGATTTCCTGCAATTCCACCAATGAAGAAAT from Flavobacteriales bacterium carries:
- a CDS encoding NUDIX hydrolase, which translates into the protein MRLKKLIIADEKLVFDDRIKIRKAEISGIDSNDQSVSFSRLKIDREDAAAVLLWDPAREKVILIRQYRYAVANDAGEALIELVAGKLDGDEDPLHAAIRETEEEAGYRINPARIKKLCSYYASPGYTSETYHLFLAEVSEQDRISVGGGLEQENEYIERIEMGVQQFISECRNGIIKDGKTVMSSFYLEQLV